The following proteins are co-located in the Festucalex cinctus isolate MCC-2025b chromosome 15, RoL_Fcin_1.0, whole genome shotgun sequence genome:
- the LOC144001932 gene encoding cilia- and flagella-associated protein 44-like isoform X2, with amino-acid sequence MCYKYEQLYSRPFITPDSDFPENLLTLSHCFGYDCRRRANLQLLEDRTLIFIAGQMLILLDVTTKQQKYIRSCSGGGIGAIGVHPSQEYFVVAEKGNNPLLIVYEYPSLQAYRILRDGTELAFSSVNFNSDGSLLATLGSAPDYMLTVWKWRHEEVMLRCKAISQEVYRVSFSPYNPGLLTSSGSGHIKFWRMASTFTGLKLEGLMGHFGKTAATDIESYIELPDGKVVSGSSWGNLLLWDGNAIKVELCSKGGQCCHAGVVQPFALEDGQLMTFGSDGVIRGWDFETIDNADSSSESGKFEMEPINEMTVGRNVCLSSIVKSSQPDSTVWFAQDSNGAIWKLDLSFTYTTPDPQCLLSFHAGPIKGLDVSKKSHLMATTALDRSIRVFDFLAKTELICSRFNQGGTALHWAPPSVNHSGGLLVTGFEDGVVRLLEIFDPTGLHNNKGDAHIRLKQAFKPHNAPVTSLAYKRNGKILATGSSDFTVFFFTVGEKYEPIGFVHVPGPVQLLEWSPHSHRENRLLILCQNGHVVEVPCPDQSTLKPTKSYQLLELPRRSFYFKSIKSQIKREEEIARRQASQVKQQKKQEEHQVVEEETLEEELPPIFIPNPRSPLHCGFYSQPGQFWLSMGGYDSGFLYHCKFSENQDEDPDQRQDEPFDFLTVLNADDDAICSVTFNTNRQLMLCGMHSGSIRVYPLDPDNHTLTSMQAYWELSIHDSNYGHLRHICCSFDEQFVLTAGDDGNIFSFNMLSHEELQKGLQRKRAMVPSPRDGLENEDLAQDIDDPEADSIEMFKRKLEKDHLWREAEKKKSDKRKRLAEIQNAFKKLLKDNLDLPEHSRLSLTELQLDKCFEAHAVREKTRKLKEVQEQLSWEEQRSHVALKKLQEWFNGSLESNVVTVFAIRTHHRVSTYRIPAFSSVQAQQQSSYSEASSNETAPDEGRKSKDQTTKDSHETDEDDVPHLLVPRSSGVKLADRQIERLRKAAEKAEQARAKIEKRKQEWDKFYTEKPKKNCEDPHDVQAICEAKESVGDLKLKTDKNFSVPKHLRMNAAKKKAEMTDLEGNIRKIQTEMNQEIMALRDSKLLLLSKLRAKARDFQKVQSLLPSHLQHRAPSLPTIHPGEIPDKMQCTRPVLEKYRLLRNQRFQCTELEDQGGGVSLLQQLENEMERMEEVSDMSVLSTAAEEQDEEPKGDEAAQLSKEKESKLLDMQDSLLEKMESMVTQFDKEHMMCLQKALMLDWRLKLGNLRQLTLNQELLLLKEVDQSEKILQEKLDTRVKEENNVMYKLEECKEALELKYKAITKVKEKEKAVTKAFQASLGDDKTFEEYLTKVFKRKIKRTKKEHSGEEEEEEDFDNYENWDDDDDDDWDALDGEAAAEECPPGCEPKLFEHILQLRERRLDLEELLTEEKKSVDVLERECDSLVKKLKSVKISRKAAEDDLEQANREKQHKMNQLDVVVPLKLHQIEFDIAVQVPSDLSPALVLSRTELKRLQERVNQLEIEKHQQTDVYNQARQQHIRLLQERKDMNTEIQLLEKLCNQLMMRKFGREVDLEVLQTLSGNRTVEELKQEKLLQEVAYAKDIKQWDVKVEKARQALMEMTRSNTKRLLCLNSLFEQKKELEQKLDARQKKIGKHLQDCSRRADRHEILSLQELVRKQSQQVENLSREISLLSHKEAYDLPTSQTKLPPLSHLTNPTVQKHIRKPWKPNVHLRDRNAYN; translated from the exons ATGTGCTACAAATATGAGCAGCTTTATTCAAGACCGTTCATCACACCTGACTCTGACTTTCCAGAGAACCTCCTGACTCTCTC TCACTGCTTTGGCTACGACTGTAGGCGCAGAGCAAACCTGCAACTGTTGGAAGACAGAACTCTGATCTTTATTGCTGGTCAGATGCTGATCCTGCTTGATGTTACCACCAAGCAGCAGAAATACATCCGCTCCTGCAGTGGCGGCGGAATTGGTGCAATTGGG GTACATCCAAGCCAAGAGTACTTTGTCGTGGCAGAAAAAGGGAACAATCCCCTCCTGATAGTATATGAATATCCTTCATTACAAGCATACCGTATCCTGAGAG ATGGTACAGAGCTTGCATTCAGCTCTGTGAACTTTAACAGTGATGGGAGTCTCCTGGCCACCTTGGGCAGTGCACCAGACTACATGTTGACAGTGTGGAAGTGGAGACACGAGGAGGTAATGCTCAGGTGCAAAGCAATTTCTCAGGAGGTTTACCGAGTGAGCTTCTCCCCATACAACCCTGGACTACTGACATCATCAGGATCTGGACACATCAA GTTCTGGAGAATGGCCAGCACATTTACAGGTCTCAAACTGGAAGGACTTATGGGCCATTTTGGAAAAACTGCAGCTACAGATATTGAAAGCTACATCGAACTTCCCGATGGAAAG GTGGTGTCTGGCTCAAGCTGGGGTAACCTACTTTTATgggatggaaatgccattaaagtGGAGCTCTGCAGCAAGGGAGGACAATGTTGTCATGCAGGGGTTGTCCAGCCCTTTGCCTTAGAGGATGGACAACTGATGACCTTTGGCTCTGATGGAGTGATCCGG GGCTGGGACTTTGAGACAATCGACAATGCAGATAGTAGCAGTGAAAGCGGCAAGTTTGAGATGGAGCCCATTAATGAGATGACGGTTGGGCGCAATGTATGTCTCTCTTCAATAGTGAAAAGCTCCCAGCCTGACTCTACTGTTTGGTTTGCTCAG GATTCCAATGGAGCTATTTGGAAACTGGATCTTTCATTCACATACACT ACTCCTGATCCGCAGTGCCTGTTATCTTTCCATGCCGGACCAATCAAGGGTCTTGATGTGTCAAAGAAAAGTCATCTAATGGCCACAACTGCTCTGGACC GTTCCATCAGAGTCTTTGACTTTCTGGCAAAAACAGAACTCATTTGTAGCCGATTCAATCAAGGTGGAACTGCTCTTCACTGGGCCCCACCTTCG GTGAATCACAGTGGAGGTTTATTGGTGACAGGATTTGAAGATGGGGTGGTTCGCTTACTGGAGATTTTTGACCCCACAGGGTTGCACAACAACAAAGGAGATGCCCACATTCGACTCAAACAAGCCTTCAAGCCGCATAATGCCCCTGTAACTTCTCTTGCATATAAGCGCAATGGGAAAATATTAGCCACTGGG AGTTCAGATTTCACTGTGTTCTTCTTTACTGTTGGAGAAAAATATGAACCAATCGGTTTTGTCCATGTTCCCGGACCAGTACAGTTACTGGAGTGGTCACCTCATTCCCAT CGTGAAAACAGGTTACTAATCCTGTGTCAGAATGGTCATGTTGTGGAGGTACCATGTCCTGATCAGAGTACCCTGAAACCAACCAAATCCTACCAACTGCTGGAACTACCCAGGAGATCTTTCTACTTTAAGAGCATCAAATCTCAAATCAAG CGAGAAGAGGAAATAGCAAGACGACAAGCGTCACAGGTGAAGCAGCAGAAAAAGCAAGAGGAGCATCAAGTTGTGGAAGAGGAGACGCTGGAAGAGGAGTTACCCCCCATTTTCATCCCTAACCCTCGTAGTCCTCTTCATTGTGGTTTCTACTCACAGCCTGGCCAATTCTGGCTCTCAATG GGAGGGTATGACTCAGGTTTCTTGTACCACTGCAAGTTCTCTGAGAATCAGGATGAGGATCCAGACCAACGTCAGGATGAGCCATTTGACTTCCTGACTGTCCTGAATGCTGATGATGACGCTATTTGTTCAGTCACCTTCAA CACCAACCGACAGCTGATGCTATGTGGCATGCACTCAGGCTCCATCAGGGTGTACCCTCTTGATCCAGACAACCACACCCTAACTTCTATGCAGGCATACTGGGAATTGAGCATCCACGACAGCAATTATGGACACCTGAGACACATATGCTGCAGCTTTGATGAGCAGTTTGTGTTGACGGCAGGAGATGATGGGAATATCTTCTCCTTCAACATGCTTTCTCATGAGGAGCTGCAAAAAGGCTTGCAGAGGAAAAGGGCCATGGTTCCTTCTCCAAGG GACGGTCTTGAGAATGAAGATTTGGCTCAGGACATCGATGACCCAGAGGCTGACAG CATCGAGATGTTCAAAAGGAAGTTGGAGAAAGACCACCTGTGGCGGGAAGCTGAGAAGAAGAAATCTGACAAGCGGAAAAGGCTAGCTGAGATTCAGAATGCTTTCAAAAAACTGCTCAAGGACAACCTTGACCTGCCAGAACACTCCCGGCTCTCACTTACG GAGTTGCAACTCGACAAGTGCTTTGAAGCGCATGCTGTGAGGGAGAAGACCCGAAAATTAAAAGAGGTCCAAGAACAGTTGAGCTGGGAAGAGCAACGCTCTCATGTTGCACTAAAAAAGCTACAGGAGTG GTTCAATGGTTCTTTGGAGTCTAACGTAGTCACTGTGTTTGCCATCCGCACTCACCACAGAGTCTCCACTTACCGTATTCCAGCATTTTCTTCAGTGCAGGCCCAACAGCAGAGCAGTTACAGCGAGGCCAGCAGCAATGAAACTGCTCCAGATGAAGGCAGAAAATCCAAAGATCAAACTACAAAAGACAGTCATGAAACAGATG AAGATGATGTGCCACACCTTCTGGTGCCTCGATCTTCAGGAGTAAAACTGGCAGATCGGCAGATAGAGAGGCTCAGAAAGGCCGCAGAAAAAGCTGAACAGGCACGAGCCAAGATAGAAAAGAGAAAGCAGGAATGGGACAAATT TTATACAGAGAAGCCCAAGAAGAACTGTGAAGATCCACACGACGTGCAGGCCATTTGTGAAGCCAAAGAAAGTGTTGGGGACTTGAAACttaaaacagacaaaaactTCAGTGTACCAAAACACTTACGAATGAATGCGGCCAAAAAGAAAGCAGAGATGACGGACCTGGAGGGAAAT ATACGCAAGATACAAACTGAGATGAACCAAGAGATCATGGCCTTGCGAGACTCCAAACTTCTACTTTTATCAAAACTGCGGGCTAAGGCTAGGGATTTCCAGAAGGTCCAGAGTCTTCTGCCATCCCATCTTCAACACCGTGCACCCTCACTACCCACTATACATCCAGGGGAAATCCCGGACAAGATGCAATGCACCCGACCCGTCCTAGAGAAATACCGTTTGCTGAGGAACCAGAG GTTTCAGTGCACAGAGCTGGAGGATCAGGGGGGAGGCGTTAGTTTGCTACAGCAACtggaaaatgaaatggaaagaaTGGAGGAAGTGAGCGATATGTCGGTTTTATCTACTGCCGCTGAAGAACAGGACGAAGAACCCAAAGGGGATGAAGCAGCGCAGCTGAGCAAGGAGAAGGAGAGCAAATTGCTGGACATGCAGGACTCTCTCCTGGAAAAG ATGGAGAGCATGGTGACTCAGTTTGACAAGGAGCACATGATGTGTCTTCAGAAGGCACTGATGCTGGACTGGAGGCTAAAACTTGGCAACCTCCGTCAGCTGACACTCAATCAGGAACTGCTGCTCCTTAAGGAGGTGGACCAGAGTGAGAAGATTCTGCAAGAGAAGCTTGACACACGCGTGAAGGAGGAGAACAACGTAATG TATAAATTGGAGGAGTGTAAGGAAGCGCTGGAACTGAAGTATAAAGCCATAACCAAGGTGAAGGAGAAAGAGAAGGCTGTAACAAAAGCCTTTCAAGCCTCGCTGGGTGACGACAAGACCTTTGAAGAGTACCTCACAAAAGTTttcaaaaggaaaataaaacgtACCAAGAAGGAGCACTCAGGTGAAG aagaagaggaggaggactttgacaattatgaaaactgggatgatgatgatgacgatgattggGATGCATTGGATGGAGAAGCTGCTGCAGAAGAATGCCCTCCCG GCTGTGAGCCAAAGTTGTTTGAGCACATACTGCAGCTTCGTGAACGTCGACTGGACCTGGAAGAACTGCTGACAGAGGAGAAGAAGAGTGTTGACGTTCTTGAGAGGGAGTGTGACTCCCTTGTTAAGAAG CTCAAATCAGTGAAAATCAGTCGCAAGGCAGCAGAGGATGACTTGGAGCAAGCCAACAGAGAGAAACAGCATAAGATGAACCAACTCGATGTTGTGGTTCCGTTAAAACTGCACCAG ATTGAGTTTGATATTGCAGTCCAGGTGCCTTCAGACCTCAGCCCGGCATTGGTACTCAGCAGGACAGAGCTGAAACGTCTGCAGGAGCGAGTGAACCAGCTGGAGATTGAAAAGCACCAGCAGACAGACGTTTACAATCAAGCCAGGCAGCAGCATATAAGGCTCCTTCAAGAACGCAAGGATATGAACACTGAGATCCAGT TGCTAGAGAAGCTTTGCAACCAGCTAATGATGAGAAAGTTTGGGAGAGAGGTAGATCTGGAAGTTCTGCAGACGCTGTCCGGTAACAGGACAGTTGAGGAGTTGAAGCAGGAAAAACTCCTTCAAGAAGTTGCATATGCCAAAGACATCAAACAGTGGGAT GTCAAAGTAGAAAAAGCTCGTCAGGCTCTGATGGAGATGACAAGGAGCAACACAAAACGACTTCTCTGCTTGAATAGTCTCTTCGAGCAGAAGAAGGAGCTGGAGCAGAAACTCGATGCAAGGCAGAAGAAAATT GGCAAACATCTTCAAGACTGCAGCAGGCGAGCCGACAGACATGAAATATTGAGTCTTCAAGAGCTAGTGAGAAAGCAGTCGCAGCAGGTGGAGAATCTCAGTAGAGAAATCAGCCTTCTGTCCCATAAAGAAGCCTATGACCTACCAACCAGCCAGACTAAGCTGCCTCCACTTTCTCATTTAACCAATCCAACAGTTCAGAAACACATAAGGAAACCATGGAAACCAAATGTTCATCTTAGAGACAGGAACGCATACAACTGA